One window of the Triticum dicoccoides isolate Atlit2015 ecotype Zavitan chromosome 3B, WEW_v2.0, whole genome shotgun sequence genome contains the following:
- the LOC119274437 gene encoding actin-interacting protein 1-2-like, whose amino-acid sequence MAQLQETYACSPATERGRGILLAGDAKTETIAYCSGRSVIFRRLDAPLDAWAYTEHAYPTTVARFSPNGEWVASADASGCVRVWGRNGDRALKAEFRPISGRVDDLRWSPDGMRIVVSGDGKGKSLVRAFMWDSGSTVGEFDGHSKRVLSCDFKPTRPFRIVTCGEDFLANYYEGPPFKFKHSIRDHTNFVNCIRYSPDGTKFITVSSDKKGLIYDGKTGDKIGELSSEGSHTGSIYAVSWSPDSKQVLTVSADKTAKVWDISEDGSGTLNRTLVCTGIGGVDDMLVGCLWQNDNLVTVSLGGTFNVFSAINPDKEPVSFAGHLKTASALALFPQSNPRTMLSTSYDGVILKWIQGVGYGGRLIRKNNTQIKCFVATEEELITSGYDNKVFRIPVNGDQCGDAESTDVGGQPNALNIALQQPEFALVTTDSAIVLLNKSNVTSTTKVSYTITSSAVSPDGTEAIVGAQDGKLRIYSISGDTVTEEAVLEKHRGPITTIHYSPDVSMFCSADSNREAVAWDRATREVKVKNMLFHTARVNCLAWSPDSRFVATGSLDTCAIIYDVDKPAASRTTIKGAHLGGVHGISFADNDTLVTAGEDACIRVWKLTHQ is encoded by the exons ATGGCGCAGCTGCAGGAGACGTACGCGTGCTCGCCGGCGACGGAGCGCGGCCGCGGGATCCTGCTGGCGGGGGACGCCAAGACGGAGACCATCGCCTACTGCTCCGGCCGCAGCGTCATCTTCCGCCGCCTCGACGCGCCGCTCGACGCCTGGGCCTACACGGAGCACGCCTACCCGACCACCGTCGCCCGCTTCTCCCCCAACGGCGAGTGGGTCGCCTCCGCCGACGCCTCGGGATGCGTCCGCGTCTGGGGCCGCAACGGCGACCGCGCCCTCAAGGCCGAGTTCCGCCCCATCTCCGGCCGCGTCGACGACCTGCGGTGGTCCCCCGACGGCATGCGCATCGTCGTCTCCGGGGACGGCAAGGGCAAGTCCCTCGTCCGCGCCTTCAT GTGGGACTCTGGGAGCACTGTTGGTGAATTTGATGGGCACTCAAAGAGAGTTTTGAGTTGCGATTTCAAGCCAACCCGACCATTCCGCATTGTGACATGTGGTGAAGATTTTCTGGCAAACTACTATGAAGGACCACCATTCAAATTCAAACATTCCATAAG GGATCACACTAACTTTGTTAACTGTATCCGGTATTCACCTGATGGAACCAAGTTTATCACTGTGAGTTCAGATAAGAAGGGTTTAATATATGATGGCAAAACTGGAGATAAGATTGGAGAGCTATCCAGTGAAGGCAGTCACACTGGGAGCATATATGCTGTTAGCTGGAGTCCTGACAGTAAACAA GTTCTAACAGTTTCTGCTGATAAAACTGCGAAAGTATGGGATATCAGTGAGGATGGAAGTGGAACGTTGAACAGAACTTTGGTTTGTACTGGTATTGGTGGTGTCGATGACATGCTTGTGGGTTGCCTCTGGCAGAATGATAATCTTGTCACAGTCTCTCTTGGTGGGACATTTAATGTCTTCTCCGCAATCAATCCGGACAAAGAGCCAGTATCATTTGCAGGACATTTGAAGACTGCTAGTGCCCTGGCACTTTTTCCTCAAAGTAACCCAAGAACTATGCTATCTACAAGCTATGACGGGGTTATCTTAAAATGGATACAGGGTGTTGGATATGGTGGCAGGTTGATTCGTAAGAACAACACCCAGATCAAATGCTTTGTTGCCACAGAAGAGGAGCTGATCACTTCAGGGTATGATAACAAG GTCTTCAGAATTCCTGTTAATGGAGATCAGTGTGGAGACGCTGAGTCAACTGATGTAGGTGGTCAGCCAAATGCTTTAAACATTGCACTTCAGCAACCTGAATTTGCACTGGTTACCACAGATTCTGCGATCGTATTGCTGAACAAGTCAAACGTCACTTCCACAACAAAAGTTAGTTACACTATCACTTCGTCTGCTGTTTCTCCTGATGGCACTGAAGCTATCGTTGGTGCTCAAGACGGGAAACTGCGGATCTATTCCATCAGTGGGGATACTGTTACAGAAGAAGCTGTACTTGAAAAACACCGGGGTCCTATTACTACCATACATTATTCGCCGGATGTTTCCATGTTTTGTTCTGCTGATTCCAACAGGGAAGCTGTTGCATGGGATCGGGCAACTAGAGAG GTGAAGGTGAAGAACATGCTGTTCCACACAGCTCGGGTGAACTGCCTGGCGTGGTCACCCGACAGCCGTTTCGTGGCCACGGGGTCGCTGGACACCTGCGCGATCATCTACGACGTAGACAAGCCAGCGGCCAGCCGCACCACCATCAAGGGAGCGCACCTCGGCGGGGTCCACGGGATCTCCTTCGCCGACAACGACACCCTGGTGACCGCCGGCGAGGACGCGTGCATCCGCGTCTGGAAACTGACGCACCAGTAG